A genomic region of Corticium candelabrum chromosome 6, ooCorCand1.1, whole genome shotgun sequence contains the following coding sequences:
- the LOC134181167 gene encoding inositol-3-phosphate synthase 1-B-like: MASVFEVSSPDVQYSADRIESRYIYRTSNVSVNARGQTVVTPQSTVFNFRTERKVPRLGCMLVGWGGNNGTTVTAATLANKLGLQWHTKEGVKRANYYGSVTQASTVSLGTSSDGQEHFIALGELLPMVQPNDIVFDGWDISSRNLAVAMEDARVLDYNLQEQLKPYMEKLKPRPSIYLPDFIAANQKDRADNVLTGTKWEMLQQLRADIQDFKTTMNLDKVIVLWTANTERFCEVKRGLNMTADELMASIERGEEEVSPSTMFAVASILEGCCYINGSPQNTLVPGVVEMAEKHGVYISGDDFKSGQTKIKSVLVDFLVSAGIKPVSIVSYNHLGNNDGKNLSAPKQFRSKEISKSNVVDDMVGSNKILYEDGKKPDHCVVIKYVPYVADSKRALDEYTSEIFMGGLNTIVLHNTCEDSLLASPIILDLVILAEMCQRITMKADGQAEYTGFNSVLSLLSYLLKAPVVPRDTPVVNALFRQRACIENIFRACVGLHPQNHMLLEYKLPAPMTAKTSSTEEVKVPLKTNPRGTIRAQGRHWEHGVSS, translated from the exons ATGGCGTCCGTGTTCGAAGTCAGTAGCCCCGACGTGCAGTACTCTGCAGACCGCATCGAGTCTCGTTACATCTACCGCACGAgcaacgtcagcgtcaacgcGAGAGGCCAAACCGTGGTGACCCCGCAGTCGACCGTCTTCAACTTCCGAACCGAGCGCAAG GTTCCCCGTCTCGGGTGCATGCTGGTCGGATGGGGTGGAAACAACGGCACGACCGTGACGGCAGCCACACTGGCCAACAAACTCGGTCTTCAGTGGCACACAAAAGAAGGAGTGAAA CGTGCCAATTACTATGGGTCCGTCACTCAGGCGTCTACTGTCAGTCTTGGCACCTCCTCCGACGGTCAAGAGCATTTCATTGCGCTCGGCGAGCTGCTGCCGATGGTTCAACCGAACGACATTGTGTTTGACGGCTGGGACATCAGCTCGAGGAACCTGGCTGTTGCTATGGAGGATGCACGTGTACTTGACTACAACCTACAG GAGCAACTCAAACCTTACATGGAGAAACTGAAGCCAAGGCCATCCATTTACTTGCCCGATTTCATTGCTGCCAACCAGAAAGACAGAGCAGACAATGTACTGACCGGTACCAAGTGGGAAATGCTTCAGCAGTTGAGGGCCGACATTCAAGACTTCAAAACAACCATGAATCTAGACAAG GTAATTGTTCTTTGGACAGCCAACACTGAACGTTTCTGTGAGGTGAAACGGGGACTGAACATGACAGCCGATGAACTGATGGCTTCCATCGAACGTGGCGAAGAGGAAGTGTCGCCGTCCACCATGTTTGCTGTTGCCAGCATCCTGGAGGGATGTTGTTACATCAATGGTTCACCGCAGAACACGCTAGTACCAGGAGTCGTAGAAATGGCAGAGAAACACGGGGTGTACATCAGCGGTGATGACTTCAAGTCGGGTCAAACAAAGATAAAATCGGTTCTCGTCGACTTTCTTGTCAGTGCTGGCATCAAG CCTGTGTCCATCGTGAGCTACAATCATCTCGGTAACAACGACGGCAAGAACCTGTCTGCACCGAAACAGTTTCGCTCCAAGGAAATTTCCAAGAGCAATGTCGTCGACGATATGGTGGGATCGAACAAGATTCTGTACGAAGACGGGAAGAAACCAGATCACTGTGTGGTTATCAAGTATGTGCCCTATGTGGCTGACAGCAAGCGAGCTCTGGACGAGTATACGTCCGAAATATTTATGGGAGGATTGAACACGATTGTTTTGCACAATACGTGTGAG GATTCCCTGTTGGCCTCGCCTATTATCCTCGATCTTGTTATTCTTGCTGAAATGTGTCAACGAATTACAATGAAAGCGG ATGGTCAAGCCGAGTACACAGGCTTCAACTCTGTTCTCTCACTCCTCAGCTATCTTCTCAAAGCTCCGGTGGTGCCACGAGACACTCCAGTAGTGAACGCTCTCTTCCGCCAAAGAGCTTGTATTGAGAACATCTTTCGTGCTTGTGTCGGTCTTCATCCACAGAACCACATGCTGTTGGAGTACAAACTGCCTGCACCCATGACAGCAAAGACCTCGAGCACTGAGGAAGTGAAAGTGCCACTGAAGACCAATCCGAGAGGCACAATCAGAGCACAAGGCCGTCACTGGGAACATGGAGTATCTTCATAG